One region of Gemmatimonadaceae bacterium genomic DNA includes:
- the rplR gene encoding 50S ribosomal protein L18, which produces MPTFGKSREEKRHRRHLRVRKKVTGTPERPRLVVFRSLKHITAQLVDDVSRRTLMTVSSTELETGKKTAKSLEVGKRVAAKAKDAGISKVVFDRAGYKFHGRVKAVADGAREGGLEF; this is translated from the coding sequence ATGCCAACGTTCGGAAAGTCGCGTGAGGAGAAGCGGCATCGCCGCCACCTCCGCGTTCGGAAGAAGGTCACCGGCACGCCGGAGCGCCCGCGCCTCGTCGTGTTCCGCTCGCTCAAGCACATCACCGCGCAGCTCGTGGACGACGTCTCGCGCCGCACGCTGATGACCGTGTCGAGCACGGAGCTGGAGACGGGTAAGAAGACGGCAAAATCGCTCGAGGTCGGCAAGCGGGTCGCCGCCAAAGCGAAAGACGCCGGCATCAGCAAGGTCGTGTTCGATCGCGCGGGTTACAAGTTCCACGGCCGCGTCAAGGCCGTGGCCGACGGCGCCCGCGAGGGCGGTTTGGAGTTCTAA
- the rplF gene encoding 50S ribosomal protein L6, translated as MSRIGKLPVAIPSGVTVAVEGNTVKVKGPKGELAHRLPSGITVEKTDADLNVKRASDETNHKALHGLTRSLIHNMMDGVTKGYRKQLEITGVGYKAEQRPYGLQLALGFSHQIEYKAPAGIKLTAPQPTQIIIDGADKALVGQVAAELRGLRPPEPYKGKGIRYSDEVVRRKAGKTGAK; from the coding sequence ATGTCACGAATCGGAAAGCTGCCCGTGGCGATTCCCAGCGGGGTCACGGTCGCCGTCGAAGGCAACACGGTGAAGGTCAAAGGCCCCAAAGGCGAGCTCGCGCACCGGCTGCCGTCGGGCATCACCGTCGAGAAGACGGACGCGGACCTCAACGTGAAGCGCGCGTCGGACGAGACGAATCACAAGGCGTTGCACGGACTCACACGCTCGCTCATCCACAACATGATGGACGGCGTGACGAAGGGATATCGCAAGCAGCTCGAGATCACGGGCGTCGGCTACAAGGCGGAGCAGCGGCCGTACGGCTTGCAGCTCGCCCTCGGCTTCTCGCACCAGATCGAGTACAAGGCGCCCGCAGGCATCAAGCTCACCGCGCCGCAGCCGACGCAGATCATCATCGACGGCGCCGACAAGGCGCTCGTCGGTCAGGTCGCGGCCGAGTTGCGCGGTCTGCGTCCGCCGGAGCCATACAAGGGCAAGGGAATTCGCTACTCCGACGAAGTCGTTCGTCGCAAGGCCGGTAAGACGGGAGCCAAGTAA